A section of the Sulfurihydrogenibium sp. genome encodes:
- a CDS encoding DUF4911 domain-containing protein — MLSNELLERLNNYPTKSVNLVIKCDPEKMNFISMVMNGYDRICLPRTRYGKEGILDLITSPDFVDDLFLILEDLKLNHDPSLEIIGDLGDNWIIAVT; from the coding sequence ATGCTGAGTAATGAGCTTTTAGAAAGGCTAAACAACTATCCTACAAAAAGCGTTAACCTTGTAATTAAATGCGATCCGGAAAAGATGAACTTTATATCTATGGTAATGAATGGATATGACAGAATCTGTCTTCCAAGGACAAGATACGGCAAAGAAGGCATTTTAGACCTAATCACTTCTCCAGACTTTGTAGATGATTTATTTTTGATTTTAGAAGATTTAAAGCTAAACCATGACCCAAGCTTAGAAATCATAGGAGACCTTGGCGATAATTGGATTATAGCAGTAACTTAA